A single Populus alba chromosome 7, ASM523922v2, whole genome shotgun sequence DNA region contains:
- the LOC118047848 gene encoding dof zinc finger protein DOF1.1 isoform X2, with the protein MIQELLGGAGLIGGERKIPINATILEAQENLRCPRCDSSNTKFCYYNNYNLTQPRHFCKTCRRYWTKGGALRNVPIGGGCRKNKNTSVSASVGKSGTNKMKTMVSDIGRSGFGNGFEHELSSSPIMWASPQNSHILALLRATQNPNPSTLSNSIFVKEEGGLIGNQFISEPGVGTAALNARTLGLDPISQVPSLGLCSPFWKSNQHQQNGFNVGEAQNSGIQELYQRLRSSTNYYTDNPSAIVLSNVATSSSTSTSTILESAPVAGGELGYWNPAFSWSDLPTTNGAYP; encoded by the exons atgatTCAAGAACTCTTAGGAGGTGCTGGCTTAATTGGCGGTGAGAGGAAAATTCCCATCAATGCAACCATTTTAGAAG CTCAAGAGAACTTGAGATGCCCTCGATGCGATTCTTCAAACACCAAGTTCTGTTACTACAACAACTATAACCTCACTCAGCCTCGCCACTTCTGTAAGACTTGCCGCCGGTATTGGACTAAAGGTGGTGCGCTTAGGAATGTTCCAATTGGAGGTGGATGTAGGAAAAACAAGAACACAAGCGTATCGGCCTCTGTTGGAAAATCTGGCACCAATAAGATGAAAACTATGGTTTCTGACATTGGAAGATCAGGTTTTGGAAATGGGTTTGAACATGAGCTTTCGTCAAGCCCTATCATGTGGGCTTCACCACAGAATTCTCATATCTTGGCTTTGCTAAGAGCCAcacaaaaccctaaccctagtaCACTTTCTAATTCTATTTTTGTGAAGGAGGAGGGGGGTTTGATTGGGAACCAGTTCATAAGTGAGCCAGGAGTTGGAACAGCTGCACTGAATGCTAGAACCCTAGGCTTGGACCCTATTAGTCAAGTTCCTTCTCTTGGTCTTTGCAGCCCTTTTTGGAAAAGCAATCAGCACCAACAAAATGGTTTCAATGTTGGTGAAGCTCAAAATTCAGGGATACAAGAACTGTATCAAAGGCTTAGATCATCAACAAATTACTATACTGATAACCCATCAGCAATAGTTCTAAGCAATGTTGCGACTTCATCATCAACTTCAACTTCAACCATTTTGGAGTCTGCTCCAGTTGCTGGAGGTGAGTTGGGTTACTGGAATCCAGCGTTTTCATGGTCTGATCTTCCAACAACTAATGGTGCATATCcttaa
- the LOC118047848 gene encoding dof zinc finger protein DOF1.1 isoform X1, producing the protein MIQELLGGAGLIGGERKIPINATILEGTPSPSPSLSPSPSPSSSTTSATTTSATNSTPSSAQENLRCPRCDSSNTKFCYYNNYNLTQPRHFCKTCRRYWTKGGALRNVPIGGGCRKNKNTSVSASVGKSGTNKMKTMVSDIGRSGFGNGFEHELSSSPIMWASPQNSHILALLRATQNPNPSTLSNSIFVKEEGGLIGNQFISEPGVGTAALNARTLGLDPISQVPSLGLCSPFWKSNQHQQNGFNVGEAQNSGIQELYQRLRSSTNYYTDNPSAIVLSNVATSSSTSTSTILESAPVAGGELGYWNPAFSWSDLPTTNGAYP; encoded by the coding sequence atgatTCAAGAACTCTTAGGAGGTGCTGGCTTAATTGGCGGTGAGAGGAAAATTCCCATCAATGCAACCATTTTAGAAGGCAcgccttctccttctccttccctTTCTCCTTCAccatctccttcttcttcaacaACATCAGCAACAACTACTTCTGCTACTAACTCAACACCTTCTTCAGCTCAAGAGAACTTGAGATGCCCTCGATGCGATTCTTCAAACACCAAGTTCTGTTACTACAACAACTATAACCTCACTCAGCCTCGCCACTTCTGTAAGACTTGCCGCCGGTATTGGACTAAAGGTGGTGCGCTTAGGAATGTTCCAATTGGAGGTGGATGTAGGAAAAACAAGAACACAAGCGTATCGGCCTCTGTTGGAAAATCTGGCACCAATAAGATGAAAACTATGGTTTCTGACATTGGAAGATCAGGTTTTGGAAATGGGTTTGAACATGAGCTTTCGTCAAGCCCTATCATGTGGGCTTCACCACAGAATTCTCATATCTTGGCTTTGCTAAGAGCCAcacaaaaccctaaccctagtaCACTTTCTAATTCTATTTTTGTGAAGGAGGAGGGGGGTTTGATTGGGAACCAGTTCATAAGTGAGCCAGGAGTTGGAACAGCTGCACTGAATGCTAGAACCCTAGGCTTGGACCCTATTAGTCAAGTTCCTTCTCTTGGTCTTTGCAGCCCTTTTTGGAAAAGCAATCAGCACCAACAAAATGGTTTCAATGTTGGTGAAGCTCAAAATTCAGGGATACAAGAACTGTATCAAAGGCTTAGATCATCAACAAATTACTATACTGATAACCCATCAGCAATAGTTCTAAGCAATGTTGCGACTTCATCATCAACTTCAACTTCAACCATTTTGGAGTCTGCTCCAGTTGCTGGAGGTGAGTTGGGTTACTGGAATCCAGCGTTTTCATGGTCTGATCTTCCAACAACTAATGGTGCATATCcttaa